A region from the Lemur catta isolate mLemCat1 chromosome 7, mLemCat1.pri, whole genome shotgun sequence genome encodes:
- the LOC123642041 gene encoding olfactory receptor 51I2-like, with product MKSLRDIFNESIEFTPATFTFVGISGLEAEHIWISIPFCLMYTIIFLGNGIILHVIRIDRALHQPMYYFLAMLAFVELGVSASTMPTVLSIFLFGITDISFGGCLLQMFFMHSFTLMESDVLLAMSVDRFVAIYSPLRYTTILTIPRITGMRVAIALRSVMLMLPLLFLLKHLPFCGHNTLTHSYCLHSDLIKLPYGDTRPNSIMGLFVITSTFGLDSLFIVVSYILILHTVLGIASGGWWRALNTCVSHICAVLMYYVPMISLSLMHRFGWHLPPLLQTAMADVYLFFPPVVNPIVYSIKTKEIRNSIVRILSRKRSEV from the coding sequence ATGAAGTCTCTCCGTGACATTTTCAATGAGTCCATAGAGTTTACACCTGCAACATTCACTTTTGTCGGCATCTCAGGGCTGGAGGCAGAACACATATGGATATCCATCCCGTTCTGCCTGATGTACACCATCATCTTCCTGGGAAATGGCATCATTCTTCACGTCATCCGGATTGACCGGGCCTTGCACCAACCCATGTACTACTTCCTGGCCATGCTGGCCTTTGTTGAGCTTGGTGTCTCTGCTTCCACTATGCCCACCGTGCTAAGCATCTTTCTCTTTGGCATTACTGATATCAGTTTTGGAGGCTGTCTGCTACAGATGTTTTTTATGCACTCTTTTACCCTCATGGAGTCAGATGTCCTTCTGGCAATGTCTGTGGACCGCTTTGTGGCCATCTACAGCCCACTGCGCTACACAACCATCCTGACAATTCCCCGCATCACTGGGATGCGTGTCGCCATTGCCCTACGAAGCGTGATGCTCATGCTTCCACTGTTGTTTCTCCTGAAGCATTTGCCTTTCTGTGGGCACAACACCCTCACACACTCTTATTGTCTCCACTCAGATCTGATCAAATTGCCCTATGGAGATACACGCCCCAATAGCATCATGGGCCTATTTGTCATAACCTCCACATTTGGGCTGGACTCATTGTTCATTGTGGTTTCCTACATACTGATTCTTCACACAGTACTGGGAATAGCTTCTGGAGGGTGGTGGCGGGCACTAAACACGTGTGTGTCACACATATGTGCTGTGCTTATGTACTATGTGCCCATGATAAGCCTTTCCTTGATGCACCGCTTTGGATGGCATTTACCTCCTCTCCTCCAGACTGCCATGGCCGATGTTTACCTCTTCTTCCCACCTGTGGTCAACCCCATTGTCTATAGCATCAAAACCAAGGAAATTCGCAATAGCATTGTCCGTATATTATCCAGAAAGAGGAGTGAGGTCTAA